TAATAGCTGCTGTATCGTCTGGGTGGGTGTCTAAGTAAAGAGTTAGTTCAACTAATACAAAGTCTAATTCTTGGAGATTCTCTAAAAGTCGATAATACTCTTCTGGTAGTGGTTGATTCACGTCAGTAGTCACCGCCCTTTTTTATAAGGATTTTCGTAATAATCATAAAAAACAGGCCATAAAGTTCCTTTTTGTAGTGCTTCTTTCGGTGAGAATTGTGGTAAATTTGGCGGTTGAAAACCTAAATATAAATTAGGAGGGGTAGAGTAATATTTTTTCCCAATAGGAGGGCAAGGATCTTGAGGGCTATGATATGGCACATATGATTTCATGTATTTATCCATTAATAAACCTCCCTATATCTTCATCACTACGTATTGTATTCAGACATAATGAGCATTTATGACACATATAAAAAAGTAATAAGTACAGGGGGAATGAATGTGGAGAATGTAAAGAATTTAATCGTGTTAGAAGTAAAGAACTTAAAGGAAACTCTGTATTTTTACGAAGGGATTTTAGGAATAACACCTAGTTCATTGAGGCCGCAATTAGATGTTACAGGGGTTTGGTATGATATCGATTCAACGAGAATTAGTTTTGTTATGAATCGCATGTTAGGAGGAAGAGAAAAGAGTGTTACGAATTTATGCGAGGTTATAACATTTTCAATTTCTAACATAGAGAAGTTAAAAAAGAAACTAGCGTTTTATGAAATTTTATATATAGAAAACAAAAGTGAGAAGAGTATTGTAGTACAAGACCCAGATGGATATAAACTTCAAGTGATAGAGAAGGATGAATAAACGGAGGGGATTTAGTGGAGAGAAGTTATGAAGAAAGTGCGTTGTTTGAGCATCAATTTTGGCTAAAGGTACTTACTGATCATGCACAATTTTTACTGGATGCATTAGCTCTGAAGGAAAAAGAGGATATAAAGAAAGCTACTTACTTTGTTGAAACATTTACGAATCTGTTAAATAAAGTTCGCAATGCGAATCTGATGGTATTCTCCAAAGAGGCAGAACAAGCCGCTAAGGAGATTCGGGCGTTTAAATTAGATACTATACAGAAACAGCTGGAAGGGAAAATTACTATTCATTTTACGCCAACTTTTATTAATCATATGGTAAACGAAGTGGAAGAGTATATAACGGTTTTAGAGTTTTTGAAGAAAGGGGAAGTTCCGCCTGTTTTTCATGAATTACATTATCATCTCGTTTGGTTAACAGATGCGGCTGGTCATGCAGGTTCTATTTCTGGTGGGCTAGATCTTGTTGAAAAAAGATTGAAAGAGAAAAGCGAAGAATTTACGAAGCATTTTGAACAATTTTACTTAAAGGCAGTTGAGATGACTGGATATTTACGAACGGAGCTTCATCATTTTCCAGCATTAAAGAAGTTTACGAAAGATGTTTCACTTGAATTGAAATTATTTTCGCATTTTTTACATGAAGTGGAAGAGCTCGAGTTATCGAATGAAGTATTAAGTGTATTATCAGCTAGAATGGTAGATCATATGGCAAGAGAGGAATGTTACTACTTATTAAAACTAGCTCAATCGTCTGGACTTGAAATGCCAAAATGTAATCCGCTTTAAAGAAAAAGAGGCCAATTTTATTTGGCCTCTTTGTCTGTTTTATTGTCTCTTTTTATTTTTGCTTGTTCAATGCTTGCCTGTAATGTCTCCATAATATTAATGATGTTCGGAGCTGGAGAGAGTGTTTCAGTTTTTTCCTGTTGTTCAATTTTATTCTCGATTAATTCGGTAAGGGCTTCTTTATATTCATCTGTATACATTTCTTGTTCAAAAGGATTTGTAAGATGGTGGATTAAATTAATTGCTGCGGTGAGTTCTTGTTTTTGTATAGGATAATTTTCGTTACTTGGTAAGTTGGGTGTATTTGTTATTTCGCGAATTTCATTAGGGTAGTGGATGGTTTGTAACATTAGTCCATCTTCAAAGTTACGGATAATAGCTAAATGTTGTTTTTTTCTAATAGAAATATGAATAAGCCCAAGTTTATTTGTACGTTCAAGAGCTTCTTTTAATAATAAATAGGATTTTTCATGTCCTGGGGTAGGACCTATAAAATAAGAACGGTCATAAAGAACAGAATCGATTTCGTTATTTTGGACAAAAGATATAATCCGAATGGATCGTGGTTCGTGAGCTTTTTGCAACTCAGCTAATTCTTTTTCATCCATAATAATGTATTTATGAGGTGCATATTCATAGGCTTTTACAATATCTGTATCATCAATTTCTTCATCCGTACAATCAGGAGCAAATTTTTTATATTTAATAGGTGTTAAGCATTCTTTATGGAGACTTAAAAATTTTATATCGTTTTCTTCTACGGCACTGTATAGTTTAATTCCTATATTTAATAGTCCAAGTGAAAGTGCACCTTTCCAGACGGTATGCAAATGAAACATCTCCTTTCGTTCAAAAATGGTTATGTATATTATGAGATAGTAAGAAATTTCCTATACGTTTTTTGTTTTTTACGGAAGGGATTGGGATATAAAATATATTGACAAGCTCTCTGAAATATTTTAATGTGATTGTATAAAATTGTGTATAAAGGGGAGTAACTTATTACAGTAAAGTCGTCATTACAGGGAGAAACCCTCGGCTTTATTGGCAACGTTTCGTTGTTAGTGAGACCTTTACCAGCAATGGTAAAGGCCCCTTATTGTCTTTTTGAGGACCCTTACCATATTTGGTAGGGTCCTTTTCGTATACAAAGAGAGGAGAAATAAAAATGAAAAAACTTATTAGTAGATTAAGAGTTGTATTTCATGTTCGCCGATTTGTTCCATTCCTATTTGACTTTTTCACTTCAAAAGAGGTTTCAATAAAGAAGAAAATTTTATCTATCGCTTTTTTAGTTGGTTATGTAGCGATGCCGCTTGATTTAATTCCAGACTTTTTACCGTTTATCGGTATTTTAGATGATATTGGAATTGTGTTATTTATTTTGAACCGAATTGTAAAAATGGCGCCAGTTCAATTACAAGAAAAGCATAACGTAAACGTAGGATAGGAGTTAAAAATATGGAGCAAATGATTTTAGATATAATCGAGTTTTTAAAGCAGTTTTCTTATTTTGGAGTTGTGTTAGCATTAACGTTTGAATTTATTCCAGCAGAAGTAGTTTTGCCCATGGTTGGGTATTGGGTGTACGAGGGAGATATGAATTTTTGGCTCGCTGTATTAGCTGGAACACTGGGCGGAACGACAGGACCTTTAACGTTATATGCCCTCGGTTATTACGGCGGTCGTCCTCTATTAATAAAATACGGGAAATACTTCTTTATTAAAGAAGAACAAATTCAAAAAGCGGATGATTTCTTTGAGAAATATGGACCGGTTGTAGCATTTGTTGGACGCTTTGTGCCAGGGGTTCGAACGCTTATTTCTGTCCCATGTGGTATGGCGAAAATGAATATATGGAAATTTAGCATATATACATTTATAGCAATGTTTCCGTTAACGACTTTGTATGTTTATTTTGGAATGAAATTAGGTCCGCATTGGGAGAAGGCAGCGGATGTTGTTGGGCAATATATGCTACCAATATTAGGAGGCGTTATTCTTATCGTTGCTAGTATCTTTGTCTATAAATATATGAAGAAAAGAAATAAAACGGAATCTATTTAGTCATTTGAATATTTTTTGAAAATAGATGAATAGTACAGGCAAAAGACTCTGAGGGACATACACATATAGGGAATATAAAAGAGAGAGGGGAAACAACTATGTCTTGTGAGTGCTCAGGGTCAGCATTAACTTGTTGTCCAGATAAAAATTATGTGCAAGATAAAGTGTGTAGTCCGTGGTCTGCTACTGTAGTTGCAACAGCAATTGATAATGTTCTCTATACAAATAATATTAATCAAAATGTAGTTGGTACTGGTTTTGTTAAATATGATGTTGGACCAGGCCCAATTACTGTAGAGGCGCTTGATTCTGCTGGTACTGTAATAGATACACAAACATTAAATCCAGGAACGAGTATCGGGTTTACGTATCGTCGTTTTGATATTATACAAGTTGTGTTACCTGCAACACCTGCTGGAACGTATCAGGGAGAATTTTGTATTACAACACGTTATCCACTTTCATAGCAGAATAGGAGAGGATCGAAATGGGAATGAGAAGTTCCAGTTTGTCTTGTTGTTCTAATAAAACACTTGTGCAAGATCAAGTATGTACAGACTGGTCTATTACAGGTGCTGGTACTCAAATTGTATATACAAATAATATCACGCAAGAAGTATATGGTTCAGGTTACGTGAAGTATGATGTAGGTGCCAACCCGATTACAGTTGATTTTTTAGTAGGTGCAACAGTAGTTGATACAATTACTGTACAACCACAAAGTAGTGGTACTTTCACTGTCCGATATTTTACTACTGTCCGAATTACTACGACAGGAACGACTGTTAATCAAGGAGAGTTTTGTATTACAGTACGTTATCCAATCTCATAAAAAGCATACCGTGAACGGTATGCTTTTTATATTAAGGAAATAATGAAATTGGTATTCTATAAGCAACATGTAAATTCGCAACAGTACTTGCCTTCTAAATATAGTGAAAGATTACTTGTTATATTGATAATATTGATCGACTGTAGGTCTTTTCCTGTGTACGATATTGTATTACCAGGAAACACAGTGAAAATATTGGTTACTGTTCCAATGATTTGAATTGTAATTGCTTCGGTGCTGCTAGTACTATTGTAAACCGAGACAGTACCTGATATAAGTAGTATCCCATCACTTTGCCATAGTATCATTGATTGTGATGCATCTTTGGCAGAGGGGATGGTGTTATTAGTTATGAGGAAATTCCCTGCAAATTCATTTTTTACTCGCTCGCAATTTGGATTTGGAGGAGGGGACGGTGGACAAGGGTCTGGACAAATAATAGATAAAGGAGCGAAACAGCCAATATTTTTTTTATTCTTCAATACAACCCCTCCTTTTAAGTTGTCTTTTACTACTATTAAATGTAAAAGTATGGCCGATGTGTTAAAAAAAGAAGGAAATATTAAAAATTAAGATTGTCTAATAGGCTTAAACCTTAACTTATCATTAGTGTTATAGAAAAGATTATATGTGAATAGTCATAGGAAAAGAATGATCAGACTCTTTTAGACAAAAGGTGGTTGTATACAATAGTACAAGTAATGTTGGACTTAATTTCTAATTAACTGTATATTTACAAAAATCTAATAAAGTTCATTTGTTATTTAAACGACATTAACATGTATTAGATAAAATAGCCCTTGTAATGAATCAATTATTATGAGGAGGATTCACGTGGACAGAAATGCTTTAAGAAAAGTAAAAGGCCTTATTGGATTATTAATGGTTTTTGTATTAGCATTTGTATCATTTCCGTGGAGTACATCAGTCAAAGCGGAAGAGAAAAAGCAAGAAAAGGCACCAAGTGAGAAGAAAATAGTTTTCCCCGTTGTAAGTGATGTTCATATTAAAAATAGTGGAACAGATGATATGTTTCGCTGGAAAAGAGCGATTGAACAGTTCAATACGCTTGCACCAAAGCAAGATG
This genomic interval from Bacillus thuringiensis contains the following:
- a CDS encoding DUF3992 domain-containing protein, coding for MSCECSGSALTCCPDKNYVQDKVCSPWSATVVATAIDNVLYTNNINQNVVGTGFVKYDVGPGPITVEALDSAGTVIDTQTLNPGTSIGFTYRRFDIIQVVLPATPAGTYQGEFCITTRYPLS
- a CDS encoding YkvA family protein, with protein sequence MKKLISRLRVVFHVRRFVPFLFDFFTSKEVSIKKKILSIAFLVGYVAMPLDLIPDFLPFIGILDDIGIVLFILNRIVKMAPVQLQEKHNVNVG
- a CDS encoding lactoylglutathione lyase, translating into MSIYDTYKKVISTGGMNVENVKNLIVLEVKNLKETLYFYEGILGITPSSLRPQLDVTGVWYDIDSTRISFVMNRMLGGREKSVTNLCEVITFSISNIEKLKKKLAFYEILYIENKSEKSIVVQDPDGYKLQVIEKDE
- a CDS encoding DUF2935 domain-containing protein, with the translated sequence MERSYEESALFEHQFWLKVLTDHAQFLLDALALKEKEDIKKATYFVETFTNLLNKVRNANLMVFSKEAEQAAKEIRAFKLDTIQKQLEGKITIHFTPTFINHMVNEVEEYITVLEFLKKGEVPPVFHELHYHLVWLTDAAGHAGSISGGLDLVEKRLKEKSEEFTKHFEQFYLKAVEMTGYLRTELHHFPALKKFTKDVSLELKLFSHFLHEVEELELSNEVLSVLSARMVDHMAREECYYLLKLAQSSGLEMPKCNPL
- a CDS encoding spore coat associated protein CotJA translates to MDKYMKSYVPYHSPQDPCPPIGKKYYSTPPNLYLGFQPPNLPQFSPKEALQKGTLWPVFYDYYENPYKKGR
- a CDS encoding DedA family protein codes for the protein MEQMILDIIEFLKQFSYFGVVLALTFEFIPAEVVLPMVGYWVYEGDMNFWLAVLAGTLGGTTGPLTLYALGYYGGRPLLIKYGKYFFIKEEQIQKADDFFEKYGPVVAFVGRFVPGVRTLISVPCGMAKMNIWKFSIYTFIAMFPLTTLYVYFGMKLGPHWEKAADVVGQYMLPILGGVILIVASIFVYKYMKKRNKTESI
- a CDS encoding DUF3992 domain-containing protein, coding for MGMRSSSLSCCSNKTLVQDQVCTDWSITGAGTQIVYTNNITQEVYGSGYVKYDVGANPITVDFLVGATVVDTITVQPQSSGTFTVRYFTTVRITTTGTTVNQGEFCITVRYPIS
- a CDS encoding S-Ena type endospore appendage; the protein is MICPDPCPPSPPPNPNCERVKNEFAGNFLITNNTIPSAKDASQSMILWQSDGILLISGTVSVYNSTSSTEAITIQIIGTVTNIFTVFPGNTISYTGKDLQSINIINITSNLSLYLEGKYCCEFTCCL
- a CDS encoding Ku protein, encoding MHTVWKGALSLGLLNIGIKLYSAVEENDIKFLSLHKECLTPIKYKKFAPDCTDEEIDDTDIVKAYEYAPHKYIIMDEKELAELQKAHEPRSIRIISFVQNNEIDSVLYDRSYFIGPTPGHEKSYLLLKEALERTNKLGLIHISIRKKQHLAIIRNFEDGLMLQTIHYPNEIREITNTPNLPSNENYPIQKQELTAAINLIHHLTNPFEQEMYTDEYKEALTELIENKIEQQEKTETLSPAPNIINIMETLQASIEQAKIKRDNKTDKEAK